A stretch of Planococcus citri chromosome 5, ihPlaCitr1.1, whole genome shotgun sequence DNA encodes these proteins:
- the LOC135848321 gene encoding cytochrome P450 4c21-like: MNIIQVFLCLIVLAILAKFIHKKKYKRLYELLEQFPSYPTYPLIGNAHLLIGSTEGVLGRLEKIMQPYDRVIYWIGHTPILFLKKHDDIAVVLNQSQDRDILEATDEWLGIGLLNARYKEWLKSRKMLAPAFSSHMLSKYMTVFNKNASSLVENLKPVAEMGEQIDVLDWVMNVNLDGITENAMGISIQLCGKMGKEFCEAMIEGLKHGVKRFQWPWLLSYHIYMIYLRISGKIKCIDHLQCLPTKILQENIENNIQDFQANTSKSVVDLLIKSSVTDSSFNEIRMRDELLHIISAGVETTALSLSFLMLMLAMNQNIQQKVYEEITQFVADDEMLNETHLNNFRYLEQCIQETLRMFSPVMLTSRRTHKEIILKDNKIIPANTLVVTFIHFSNYDADLYENPFKWDPEHFSDQAVQQRPKTGQLTFGYGARSCIGK; the protein is encoded by the exons ATGAACATCATACAAGTGTTTTTGTGCTTAATCGTACTCGCGATTTTAGCgaaatttattcataaaaagAAATACAAACGGTTATATGAATTACTAGAGCAGTTTCCTTCATATCCAACCTACCCTTTGATTGGAAATGCGCACCTACTCATTGGTTCGACAGAAG GTGTACTGGGaagattggaaaaaataatgcagCCTTATGATCGTGTAATATATTGGATTGGTCACACACCGattttgtttctaaaaaaacaCGACGACATCGCG gTTGTTTTGAATCAAAGTCAGGATCGCGACATACTCGAAGCTACAGATGAATGGCTGGGTATAGGTTTGCTAAATGCTAGAT ATAAAGAATGGCTAAAGTCCAGAAAAATGCTAGCACCTGCTTTCAGCTCACATATGCTTTCAAAATATATGACAGTCTTCAACAAAAATGCCTCGAGTCTTGTTGAAAATCTGAAGCCTGTTGCAGAAATGGGAGAACAAATAGACGTTTTGGACTGGGTGATGAATGTGAATCTGGATGGCATTACTG AAAATGCAATGGGCATTTCCATTCAACTCTGTGGAAAGATGGGAAAAGAATTTTGCGAAGCGATGATAGA GGGTCTTAAACATGGAGTGAAACGTTTTCAATGGCCTTGGCTACTTTCATACCACATCTACATGATTTATTTGAGAATtagtggaaaaatcaaatgcaTAGATCATTTACAGTGTTTGCCAACAAAA ataCTACAAGAAAACATAGAGAATAATATTCAAGATTTTCAAG CGAATACATCCAAATCCGTAGTCGATTTACTCATCAAGAGCAGTGTGACAGATTCAAGTTTCAATGAAATACGAATGAGAGACGAATTATTACATATCATTTCAGCG ggAGTTGAAACCACTGCACTAAGTCTTAGCTTTCTGATGTTGATGCTCGCTATGAATCAAAATATCCAA CAAAAAGTATACGAAGAAATTACACAATTCGTAGCAGATGATGAAATGCTCAACGAGACTCACTTGAACAATTTCAGATACCTCGAACAATGCATACAAGAAACATTGAGAATGTTCAGTCCAGTGATGCTAACTAGCAGACGCACTCATaaagaaatcattttgaaag ATAATAAAATAATTCCAGCGAATACATTGGTTGTAACATTTATACATTTCTCAAATTACGACGCCGATTTGTATGAAAATCCTTTCAAATGGGATCCGGAACATTTCAGTGATCAAGCTGTACAACAACGACCCAAAACAGGTCAACTGACATTTGGGTATGGGGCACGATCTTGCATTGGTAAAtaa
- the LOC135848323 gene encoding cytochrome P450 4g15-like: MRLSILKDKINNNQGLQDENNTIDNVDTSKAVIDLLIKKGAMEPDFNETRMRDELLQIIAAGVETTALTVSFLMLMLAINQDIQFYFTPLQQKVHEEITSLTIDCNGLSENDLTNHLRYLEQCIKETLRMFSPVIVTSRRINKEIILKDNKIIPAGMFVATFIHLSNYDPDLYENPQKFDPEHFNDQAVQKRNKNSQLSFGYGPRSCIGAKYAMMSIKTQIAYILRNYHLSTSIKEFTKEHLTMDLSIRSKVGYPIKFTSR; encoded by the exons atgagactttcg ATATTAAAGGATAAGATAAACAATAATCAGGGCTTACAAGATGAAAATAACACAATTGACAATG TCGATACATCGAAAGCAGTCATCGATTTACTAATAAAAAAAGGGGCAATGGAACCAGATTTCAATGAAACTCGTATGAGAGATGAATTGCTACAAATAATCGCTGCA GGAGTAGAAACGACAGCGCTGACCGTGAGTTTTTTAATGCTGATGTTGGCTATAAATCAAGATATTCAG TTTTATTTCACACCATTGCAGCAAAAAGTACACGAAGAGATCACATCACTCACAATAGACTGTAATGGACTGAGTGAGAATGACTTGACCAATCATTTGAGATACTTAGAGCAATGCATCAAAGAAACATTAAGGATGTTTAGTCCTGTAATTGTAACCTCCAGACGAATTAATAAAGAAATCATATTGAAAG ACAACAAAATAATTCCAGCAGGTATGTTTGTAGCGACATTCATACATTTATCAAATTACGATCCCGATTTGTACGAAAATCCGCAAAAATTCGATCCTGAGCACTTCAACGATCAAGCAGtacaaaaacgaaataaaaatagtcaattGAGCTTCGGATATGGACCGAGATCGTGTATAG GTGCCAAATATGCGATGATGTCCATAAAAACACAAATCGCTTACATACTGCGCAATTATCATTTATCAACCAGCATTAAAGAGTTTACAAAAGAACATTTGACAATGGACCTGAGCATCAGAAGTAAAGTCGGTTATCCAATTAAATTCACAAGTAGATGA